Part of the Lagenorhynchus albirostris chromosome 19, mLagAlb1.1, whole genome shotgun sequence genome, CCTGGCTCTCCCGTTGGTGCCTCGCGCTGTGGCGGGCCCCGGGGCTCCTCCTCCAACTGCACCGTGTACGTGTAGGGGACCCCGTTGGCGTCGATGAGCAGGTGGCGGCCCAGCCGCGGGGGTCGGGGCCCCGCCGCCGAGGAAGGAGTGGAGGAAGGGCCTTCCGTCTTGGGGAAAGGGGGAGCCTTGGGGGGCGGCGGGTCCATGGTCTCCGGAGAGGAGGACCGAGGGTGGGGTGGCCGCGGCGGCAGCAGGAGCATCTGGAGCGGCAGCTGGGAGCGGCGGAGGGGAGAGAAGTTAAAATCGCCACTTCCTGGGGAGAGTGTACCAATTCTCACTGCTTGTTACCCTCTCTGTACCACTGACCTACCTTccctacaaaaaaagaaactgcttcTAGGCCAGATCGCTCTACTTGCATCAAGCAGCTTCAGGGGTTTCTACAACTAAGCTCACCATCTCAGGGCCCCGACCTGCCTTTCCTCCCGGGTCCTCCTCTCATCCCCCAGctggaccagagggcttcacccagccacttccctcctcctccacccccaaagCCAATCAATTTCCAACTCTATTTCCCCCTTTACATCTTCATAGCCTCTTTCATGTCACGCCAGGGCTCTTGCCTCCAGAATTTCTCTAATGGGTCGCTTCCTCTTCTTCCCAGCCCCAGCTCAGGTTGCATCCTCTCCGCCCAGGACCACCGCAGCAGCCTTTCTTTGGCCTCCAGACCCTCCTAGATCTCCATCCCCACTAGGTTCCCTGGAAGGCCTCCCATCTCTGGATACAGCTGTAGCCTCTCTTAATTTCCTCTCTAGGTACATCCCCGGAGCCCCACTAACCCAATTCCCCACTTTTCACCCAGGGCTCCTCTATCCTGTTCCTACATTTAGCACCTTAAGGTTTCAACATCCTCTCCCATTACCTAACCTGTCCTCGAAATTTCAGGTATGCCTACCTAGGACGCCTCAACTGCCGGCCTTCTACGTAGCCCACGGCCCATGAACTTTGCCACCTGCTACATCTCCACCCAAgggtccctctctctccccagcccctaaGTATAAGACACTGACATCTTTGCTGTTCCTCTCTATACCCCTCGGGGCCTCCTCTCACTCCCCGTGACACACACCAGGGCCCCCGAGTCCCTCTCCCaagcccccttctccctctcttctgcaTGCATCTGGCATCTTTATGTCCCCATTCCTATCCCTGCTGTACCAGCACAGCGCCTCCACCCCGCTTCTCTGCTCCGCTTCCTTCTGTAACCCCAGGGCCCCTGTGTCCCCCTTTCCACTACGCCCCCAGGAACCCCTCGCTCCCGCACTCCCTCCTGCCTGTCCCCCGAGCCCCGGCTCCTTCCCCGCcgtgccccagccccacccccacccccgttatcaccagccccctcccccagccctgcccggcCTCACGCCGTCCCGGAGCCAGGCTCCTCCCTCCATCCCGGCCCCCGTACCCGGTACAGTGGCTTCTCGGGTCCGGAGGAGCAAGCCGAGGTCCCGAGCGGCCCGGGCTTCCCCTCGCGAGTGCCGGCGGCGGCGGGACCGAGGCTTGGGGGAGCTCCGGGCCGGCGGCGCCGGGGACGCGGGCGCGGGGGGCGCGGGGGCGCGAGGGGCGGCGGCGTCCCTGGGAAAGGGCGCCGACCGGAAACGCGCGCGCCGCAAGGAAGGTTCCGCCGTCCCAGAGCCCGCCGCTCTGACGGCCCGCTTTTTTTGAGTATCTAGGGATCGCGAGAAAGGAGAGGGGCCGAGCGCGCGGGAACCACAcagcccgccccctgccccccgctcCCTTCCCATTCCCTTCGGGGACAGTTCATTCTCTGGGACAGAGACTGATTAGTAGACGAGACTAGGCGAGGCTGTCTTTGCCCTAAGTCCCACAAGGAACGGACGCGCCCAATCCGTCCTCTTCCCACTGGCCGACCCGCCTGCATCCCCTTCCAAACGAGGCAGAGAGCGGGAAGAGGGAAGTTTCTGTCGGCTGGGCAAATGGGGAGACCGAGGTGCAGACAGGGCCAAACCTTGCCAGATGCAGAGGTGGGCAAGGGTGGCTCTTCCCATCGGGCAGGTGGGGAGACGGACGGCCCGAGAGGGCCAAACCTTGACATGCAGAGGTGGGCAAGAGTGGCTCTTCCCATCGAGGAagggggagactgaggcacaagGAGCAGCAGCGACAGTGTCTGGGTGGTGTCGGCACAAAGCGCGGTGGGCCCGATGCTCCCGCGCGCAGAGAGGAAACCGAGGTCCGGCGGCCGCGTCCTGGTGCAGGAGCGCGTTGACCAGACAGAGGCAGGGCAGCCAGGCCAGATCCGGAACCTAGTGCGGCGGTCGGCGCCAGGCCGCGCCAGGTGGCCGGAGCGCTGGAAGGCCTGGGGCAGGCGGCGCACGCGGAAGGTTGGAACGTCGAGTGCAGCGCCCGGGAGCGCCCGCAGCTCGTCCTCCAGCTGCGCGGTGAACTAGTAGCGAATGCTGCGCGTGTCCACGAGCAGGTCGTGGCACGGGGGGAACCAGAGGGGGGCGGCCGCtgcagctggggaggggaggcagctggGGGCACAGAAGGGAGAGAACTGGCGTTACGGTCGCGCCCACACCAAGGACCCCGGCTTGGCCAGAGATGCGTCCGAGAAAGCTGCCGAAAagaactttctgggatgatgaaaaagttctatgATCTGCGCGTTGTCCACTGGGACAGCCACTAGCCGCGTGAGGCTATTGCTCATTAGAAATGTGGCTAGGGCTTGAGGACCtgaattttaaatggtatttcatttctcttaatttaaatctaaatagccacaggtggctaACCGCTGCCCACCTTACGGTACAGCTCCTAAGCCACCCTCAACCAGTTGCAAACTGGAGACCCGCCGGCCAGAGAGGGCACAGTTATATTTGGTTTGGATCACAGATATGTCTTAATGTTTTACTGGGCAATATTTAAAAAGCCAgaagatgcacacacacattgcCAGCTATAGAAAAAAGTCTCTAGATGAGGCGATTAAGCATTCTCAGAAAACCTTCAAGAAACCTCCAGTGACCCAACAACTGTGATCTTAGGCTTCAATTAaagagcctccagaactgtgctgTCCTAAAGGGCAGCCACCGGCCACAGATAGCTCTTAAGCGTTTGGCATGTGTCCggtctgaactgagatgtgtCATAAATGCAAGACACCTAAAAGATTCTGAAGACTGAGTATGAAAAGAGTGTAAAGTATCTCATGAATGACTTCTCTGTTGATAACATTTAGAAATGATGCTCTGGGTCTACTGACTGGTTAAGTAtgttattaaattaatttcagcTGTTCCTCTTCACTTTTTAAAGCATGGCTCTCTACCGGAAACTGTTGTCCTAGAGGTTCTTCCTCTTTTGTAATtttatggggtggggggcagtagGGAGAGTGGAAACTGGTGAACTGGAAGGGTGTGCGCGGTTTAAAGGGGTAACTACACCTTCTGTCTGCACCAGGCTTCTCAActttggcactactgacatttgggggctggatcattctttgttgtggggggctgtcctgtgcactgtacgATATggagcagcgtccctggcctccacGCTTCAGATGCCAGGAGCACCGTCTCTCACCCCTCAATCTCACTGCCCCCTAGCTGTGACAAGAGACTTGGCCAAATGTCCCCCAGGGGGCAGCATAGATCCTGGGCTCCACACACAACTACCACAGGAGTCTCCCACCCAGATCCCTTGCTTGAGTTTCAGACCCATGAAACTTGCTTTGTCCATGAGAGCCACGCCCAGCCacgcccagcccagcccaaccCACCCCGAACTCTGGAAATAATGACAAGGACCAACGTTTATTGGGCCCTTCCTATGGTGCCAGCCATCGCTAAATGCACTGAACCCTcagagcagacccaggagggaggTGCCATGCGGatgcctattttatagatgaggaaacaggagcTCCGAGAGGTCACACATCCGCTGGACAGCACGTGCTTCTAACTGACCGAGTCAGAGCTCATGGCCACTGTCTGCAAGCACCTCATGCTTCTCCCTAACCCACTGCCGCCACCGGCCCAGCTCACCATGACAGCCTCCCCACcgcaacccccccccccccgtcccttCTCTCTATGGCAACACTGTAACAGTATAATTACGCTAACCCACAGAATCATGTCATCACCTGACCTAAAACCCTCCTTGCTGCACTTGGAATAAAACTCAGCCAGCCCACCTGGCCTACTTCCAGGGCCTTGTGTTTGCTGTTCTGCCctctggaatactcctcccagcccctcacaAGGACACACCCTTTCTGGCCATTCAGGTCTCAACTCGAGTAATCCTTCGTCACTGAAGCGGCTGCTGGTTGTGTCAGAGCTCAAGCTGGTGAGCAGGTGAGGCCCTGCTCCGTCTGGTCAGGCCATTCCCTCCGCATCTCGTACTGCAGTCCGTAGTGGTCTTGCTCGTTTTTGGATTTGCTACTTTACTGCCTGCTTTTCCCGCTCTGTCCTAAGCAACATTCTACCCTCAGAACCTAGCAAAGGTCTGGGGAGAGGGTAGGGGCTCGGTTCAgtattggctgaatgaatgaattcagtcaCCCCGTCCAAAGGTAAAGCATCTCTCCCCACCAACGCAAAAAGCCTCGCTTATCTCCTGGGACAGGAGCATAATGAAGCCCCACACCCACACCAGTCTGAAGCTCTAACATCCTCATCCCGCCCCCCCCTTCTACACTCCCCAAAGCCAGAAGGCACCAAGTTCTGTCCCTCCCTCATCCTGAATGTTCCCCTCTGCTCCCCAAGCCCCAGCTCTGGCCCCTCCTTCCTGCGCAGGGCCCCTGCACCAGCCTTCTCCCTGCTATCTTGGCCCCCAGTACTGCCCCCGCCCTCCTTGACACTCTTCTCACAGCTGTCTCATATGTAACCTCTGCACAAAATCTTGTCACGGCCCCCATGACCCTCAGGACCAAGTCCCCACGTTCCTCAGCCTGGGATTTGAAGCCCTTCATGAGGTGGCCCAGCCAATCCACCTCATCCCAGCCCCACATGGCATCTCACGGTCCCCTAATGGGACCTAGGGATGTGGCCCTAGGAAAGCACTCCAGCCAATAACTCACACCGCAGAGGAAAGGCTCCCACCTCACTTGTGTTCCAGCCCTACCCCtgcaattaaaaaagaatcaaaactaACGTTTCTGCACCTGTCTCAGCAGGCACGAGTTGCTATAAAGAAGTGATGGAGCAGTTGGCGCTACCTTCGTATTAGGTGAGTTTGCAGCTCACCTGATAAGGATGTTTCATTCTATCCCATCttacagattgggaaactgagtTCCAGAATGGGATGGTGATCTATCTCAGGCTATAAACAGAGGCTGTGGCACAGTCAGGGATTCAGCAAGAGACTCCTGCATCTCACCCCTGGCCAGGATGACTGGGAAACACAAGCCATTCCCTATTtcaggatgaggaaactgaggcccagagaggcagcctcaggtcacacagcaagtaaacaGTGAGGCCAAAACCCCAGCCTCTACCTTCTGTACCAGAATCAAGAGATTCTATGGAGCCCCTGCAGTCTCTCCATGGTCCAGGAAATTCCTTCCAGCCAAGTGGTCCAGAACGTGCTGCGCCTGCTGCCCGGCATCCTGAAAACGCCAGAACACAGCGGGCAGGTGTGAGCCCGACCCAACCGGAGCTGGCGTATGAAGCGATACCTCGCGGGGCGCTTGAAGGCCTTGCCGCAGACGAAGGGCCGGAGTTCTGAGTGGGAGATGCTGTAGCTCCTGCGGTGCGGGCAGCTCTTGAAGACCTGAAAACACTGGGGACAACTGAAGCCTTGCGGAGCAGGGTGGGGGGGTGTtgggctccagccaggaggcCTCCTCCGTGTGCACGTATAGGGA contains:
- the ZNF580 gene encoding zinc finger protein 580 isoform X4, whose product is MLLLPPRPPHPRSSSPETMDPPPPKAPPFPKTEGPSSTPSSAAGPRPPRLGRHLLIDANGVPYTYTVQLEEEPRGPPQREAPTGEPGPRKGYSCPECARVFASPLRLQSHRVSHSDLKPFTCGACGKAFKRSSHLSRHRATHRARAGPPHTCPLCPRRFQDAAELAQHVRLH
- the ZNF580 gene encoding zinc finger protein 580 isoform X1, whose protein sequence is MGMVFPIRAHGGGLLAGAQHPPTLLRKASVVPSVFRSSRAARTAGATASPTQNSGPSSAARPSSAPRGIASYASSGWVGLTPARCVLAFSGCRAAGAARSGPLGWKEFPGPWRDCRGSIESLDSGTEAASPPQLQRPPPSGSPRATTCSWTRAAFATSSPRSWRTSCGRSRALHSTFQPSACAACPRPSSAPATWRGLAPTAALGSGSGLAALPLSGQRAPAPGRGRRTSVSSLRAGASGPPRFVPTPPRHCRCCSLCLSLPLPRWEEPLLPTSASGKVWPCLHLGLPICPADRNFPLPALCLVWKGMQAGRPVGRGRIGRVRSLWDLGQRQPRLVSSTNQSLSQRMNCPRREWEGSGGQGAGCVVPARSAPLLSRDP
- the ZNF580 gene encoding zinc finger protein 580 isoform X3; its protein translation is MKHPYQLPLQMLLLPPRPPHPRSSSPETMDPPPPKAPPFPKTEGPSSTPSSAAGPRPPRLGRHLLIDANGVPYTYTVQLEEEPRGPPQREAPTGEPGPRKGYSCPECARVFASPLRLQSHRVSHSDLKPFTCGACGKAFKRSSHLSRHRATHRARAGPPHTCPLCPRRFQDAAELAQHVRLH
- the ZNF580 gene encoding zinc finger protein 580 isoform X2; amino-acid sequence: MGMVFPIRAHGGGLLAGAQHPPTLLRKASVVPSVFRSSRAARTAGATASPTQNSGPSSAARPSSAPRGIASYASSGWVGLTPARCVLAFSGCRAAGAARSGPLGWKEFPGPWRDCRGSIESLDSAASPPQLQRPPPSGSPRATTCSWTRAAFATSSPRSWRTSCGRSRALHSTFQPSACAACPRPSSAPATWRGLAPTAALGSGSGLAALPLSGQRAPAPGRGRRTSVSSLRAGASGPPRFVPTPPRHCRCCSLCLSLPLPRWEEPLLPTSASGKVWPCLHLGLPICPADRNFPLPALCLVWKGMQAGRPVGRGRIGRVRSLWDLGQRQPRLVSSTNQSLSQRMNCPRREWEGSGGQGAGCVVPARSAPLLSRDP